The nucleotide window GCAGGTCGAACGGGTTGCTGTCGGCCTCGGCATCACGCCCGGCAGGCATCTCGTTGCCCAGTGTCTCGAAGGCGCGCACCTGGCCGAAGCCCGGCAGGCTGCGTACCAGCGGCAGGATGCGCGAATGGAAGGTACGCACCAGTTCGCGAGCCTGCACCGGTTGCAGGCTGATCTGCCACAGGGCGAATACCTGCACCAGGCGCTTGATGAAGTCCTTGCGCGACTCGCGGGTGAACGTGACCACGGTCATCGCGTCCAGCTCGTAACCCAGATAATGGCGCAGCAGCAGGATGCGCAACACCAGCGAGGTGGACTTGCCTGCCCCGGCGCCGGCCACCACACAGGTGGACGGGGTGTCACTGAAGATCAGTTTCCACTGCGCGGCGCTGGGTTGCGCCTCGGCGGGCAGGCGTTGGGCGACGTCGGCTTTGAAGCGCTTTTTCAGCTCGGCTGTCAACGGCAGGCGCCAGTCGTCGAACAGGTTGTCGTCCTGACCGGGCACGGCAGCGATGTCAGGCCGGGTATCGCGGATCACCAGCACCTGGCGCCCGGCTTCGTAACCCTCCACCCGCCCGCGGTCGAACCCTTCACGAACGCCATCGGCGTGGCCACTTCGCTGGCCGGTGGCGTGGCCGAGGAACCAGGAGTCACGGTGCTGGGCTTGCAGACGGGTCAGGCCACGCCCCAGCAGGCGGGCGGCCAGGCGGCGAAACCAGGGCAATTGCGCGGGTGGGGTAAGGTCGGCGGGGGCCTGGGGTTGCTCGTGGGCCACGGTCACTCCGTTGAAAAACAAAAACAGCTGGCATGTTCGCCGCATCGACGGAAAATCGCCAGCGAATGCTTGCAGATCAGTGGATTAGGCGATGAAGCGAATAAAGCATGGCAGCAATTTACATCGAACAATATGATATTTTTAAGCCGATATTTACGCTTATTTTCGATGTTTCATTAGCGCATCATGGCGTCATTCCACTGATTCAAGGAGCACGACCATGCTGCAACTGCGACCCTTTGAAGGTCTCGGCCACGCCAACCACGGCTGGCTCGATGCCCACCACCATTTCTCATTCGCCGAATACTACGACCCGACGCGCATGCACTGGGGCAACCTGCGGGTATGGAACGACGACCTGATCGCGGCTGGCAACGGCTTCCCGCCGCACCCGCACCGCGACATGGAAATCATCACCTATGTGCGTGAAGGCGCGATCAGCCACCAGGACAGCCTGGGTAACAAAGGCCGTACCGAAGCCGGTGACGTGCAGGTGATGAGCGCCGGTATCGGTATCGTGCACAGCGAGTACAACCTGGAAGACGTAGATACGCGTATTTTCCAGATCTGGATCGTGCCGGAGCGCACGGGTGAAGCACCGCAGTGGGGCAGCCGGCCGTTTCCCAAAGGCGAACGTGGCGAAGGCTTCGTGACCCTGGCCAGCGGCCGTGCCGGTGACGAAGACAGCCTGCAGATTCGCACCGATGCCCGCCTGGTGGCCGCCACCTTGCGTGCAGGTGAAACCGCCGAGTACCGCTTCGATGCCGCCCGCAGGGGTTACCTGGTGCCGGCCAAGGGGCTGGTGGACGTCAACGGGCTGCGGGCCAAGGCGCGGGACGGTGTAGCGATCGAGCAGGAAGACGTGCTGCGGGTGACCGCCATCGAGGACAGCGAGATCGTGCTGGTGGATGTGGCCTGATGGATCGGGCCGGTGCAGGCTGCCTTGCAATACCTGTACTGGCCTCATCGCCGGCAAGCCAGCTCCCACAGGGACTGCACAGGTTCCGGGCCCACGCCATATTTGTGGGAGCCGCCTTGTGTCACGAGAGCGGCGCGCTGCGCACCCGACTGTCGACAAGCACCTCCCAAACCCGCTGAACATTGGCGCCATCGGCCACCCTGCACTAGCGTTGTGCTACCAGCCAGCCCCAACGTTCATGCGGAGCCCTCACCCATCATGCCGGACCTGCGCCCGAACCCAACGCTGCGCCTGGAGTACCGTGCCGACCAGCCGATTCACCACGCCTTCCTCGAACAGGCCGGCCGCTGCCCGGATGCCACCGCCATCCTTGCCCGGCACAGCAGCTGCAGCTATGCCCAACTGGCGCAGATAAGCCAGGGCATTGCCGCGTATCTGGTAGAAAACGCTGCCAGTGGTACCGATCGTGTGGTCATCGTCGCCAGCCGCAGCGCCGCCCTGGTGTACGCCATGCTCGGCTGCCTGCGTGCCGGCCTGGCCTTTACCGTGGCCGACGCTGCATACCCTCCCGTGCGCATCGGGCAGATCATCCGTACACTGGCGCCTGCCGTGGTCCTGCGCTGTGGCGAGGCCCCCCTCGACGTCTCCGGTCCCATTGTGGTTACGGTGCCGGAAGCCCCCGCCGAGGCACTGCAAGCTTTTCCCTGGCAACAGGTCGCGCTGCCCATCGTCAACCCCGAGCAACCGGCGTACATCACCTTCACCTCGGGCAGCACCGGTGAACCCAAGGGTATCGTTACTCACCACGCGCCCCTGGTGCACTTCATCGACTGGCATGTGCGCCAGCATGGCTTTACCCAGGCTGATACTTTCTCCCTGCTTTCCGGTCTGGGCCACGACCCGGTGTACCGCGACGTGTTCACGCCCCTGTCGATTGGCGCGACCATCGCCTGCCCCGCCCAGCCGACCCTGACCGACCCGTCACAGCTGGCAGCCTGGATTCAACAGCACGGCGTGAGCGTAATCCACCTCACCCCGCCGCTGGGCAAGCTGATCGAGACCGGCGCACACATGAATGGCCAGGTACTCGATCAACTGCGCTACCTGTTCTGGGGCGGCGATGCGCTCAGCCCGGCGCTGTACCAGCAGATCCGCGCCATTGCGCCCTGCGCTGTCAGTGTCAACTTCTATGGCACCACGGAAACGCCACAAGCCATGGCCTTCCATACCCTCTCCCCTGACGGGGACAGTTCACGGGTGCCCTTGGGCAAAGGTATCGCCAATGCGCAGTTGCTGGTGGTCAACGCGGCCAACCAGCTGGTCAGCGTGGGCGAAACCGGTGAAATCCTCATCCGCAGCCCCTATCTGTCGCAGGGTTACTGGGGCGACACGGCGCTGACCGAGGCCAAGTTCATCGTCAACCCGTTCACCGGGGACGCAGGCGACCGCTGTTACCGCACCGGTGACCTGGGCACCTACCTGGCCGATGGCAGCGCCAGTTTCCTGGGGCGCGGTGACAGCCAGGTGAAAATCCGTGGCCACCGCATCGAGCTGGCGGAAATCGAGAATGCCATCACCCGTCACCCCCACATCGGCCAATGCGTGGTCGTGGCCAACCACGACAGCGCGTCGATCCGGCTGGTGGCCTATTGCGTTGGTCAAAAGCCCACCAGCGCCGATGAACTGCGCCAGGCGCTCGCCGGCCAGCTGCCGGACTACATGGTGCCAGCGCTGTTCATGTTCCTCGAGGCCCTGCCGCTCACCCCTAACGGCAAAGTGGACAAACGCGCCTTGCCTGCGCCATTTGACGACAGCGCCAGCCTTCCCTTGTCCCCCTTGGCGGAAAAACTGAGCACGGCCTGGGCGCGCATCCTCCAGGTACCGCGCCTGGACGCCAGGTTGAGCTTTGTCGAACTGGGCGGCGACTCGCTGTCGTTCGTGCAAGCCTCGCGGGTGCTGGAGGAGCTGATCGGCCACCTGCCACAGCGCTGGGAAACGCTGCCGGTGTGCCAGCTGGCCGAGCTGAATGCGCCCCCGAAAAGCGCGTGGCGGGTGATGGAGATGCCGGTGTTCGTGCGGATGCTGGCCATCATCCTGATCGTGGTCGGCCACCTGAGCGAGTTCGACCATTGGTTGATCGTCGGCGAAACATCGGTGCTGTTCCTGGTCTCCGGCATCAGCCTGGCGCGGTTCCAGCTCAAAGCCATCGAAGAGCGTGGCGATGCGCGCACGCTGCTCAGGTCGCTGACGGCCATCGTGGTGCCCACACTGCTGTACACCGCGCTGATCCAGCTGGTGTTCGACCGGTTGCACTGGCAATCGCTGCTGCTGGTGTCCAACTGGTTCCCGGCCAGCGAGGTCAGCCTGTTCAATTACTGGTACATCGAAGTGCTGGTACAGATGATCCTGATCATCGGTGTGGTGCTGTCCATCAGGCGCGTGCGCCAAGCCGTCCTCGCCGACCCGTTCCGCTGCCTGATCATTGCGGCCTGTGCGCTGGTGGCGCTGGATGTGCTGCTCAGCCGCTTCGTGTTCGACGCCAGTGCGCTGCTCAACCGGGTACCGCAGCACTTTCTGGCGGTCATGGTGCTGGGCATGGCCGTGCACCATGCCGATACCACCGCGCGCAAGTGGGTGGCCAGCGCGGTGGCCGTGCTGGTGGTCGGCGAGCTGGACCTGATGGCGGTTGCCGGCGTTGGCTGGGAGGCTTTCTTGCGTTATATCGATATCGCCCTGCCGGCGATGCTGGCCCTTATCTGGGTCCGCTCGGTGCCAGTGCCCGCCCTGGTTGCACGGGGAGGTGCGGTCATTGCATCGTCAACCTTGTTCATCTACCTGACGCATTTCCAGTTCCAGTCGCTGGCGGACCATGTTTTCAGGCATCCGCTGTTCGAGGTCGCCCTGGCACTCGCCGGAGGGGTACTGGTGGGTTACTGCTGGAACACCCTGTTGCGTCTGCTGTTTACGCGATGGAACAAGCAAAACCAGGCGCGTGGAGCCGATGCGGCCGAGCGTGCTACCTCTGCTTGAGCTGACTTGCCGGCAATGGCGCTGTGATTGCAAACCCTGAAATACTCTGCCTAAAATGCGAACCATTAACATTTGTAAACATTTTCAGGCGGCATGGATGAGCATCCCGGATATAGCTTTTACTTCTCAAGTCAGCCAGCTATACCGCGCCCAGAGCAAATGGTTGCATAACTGGCTGAAACCGCGGGTGAACTGCAGCCACCTGGCAGCAGACCTTGTCCAGGATGTGTTCGTGCGTGTCATGTCTGCAGCCGACGCCGCCGCAAAGCTGGACGCCGTGCGCGAACCCAAAGGCTACCTGGCAACCATCGCTCGCCGCCTGATGATCGATCACCTACGCCGGCTGCACCTGGAAAGGGCCTGGCTACAGGTGCTCGCCGAGCAACCCGAAGCACTGGACATCTCACCTGAGCAACGCGTGGCGTTGCTGCAAACCTTGTTCGAGCTCGACGCCATGCTAGCCGCGCTCGGGCCCAAGGTACGTGAAGCGTTTTTGCTTTCGCAGATCGATGGCATGCCCTACAAACACATCGCCACCCAGCTGGGTATTTCCGAAGTCAGTGTGCGCCGCTACATTGCCAAGGCGGCCGAGCACTGCATGATCTACAGCCTTGGGCATGGTCACTGAGCATGAACCTGAATGCCGAGCAACTGGCTTCATTGCGCCAGGCCGCGCACTGGTTCAGCCAGCTCAACAGCGGTGAGGTGCAGGCCAGTGATTACTCGGCCTGGCAACTGTGGCTGAATGCGACGCCGGTCAATGCCTGGGCCTGGCAGCAGGCAGAGCGCCTGCAAACGCGCATGGCAGCCAGCGAAAACCCGGCGTCTGCACGCGTACTGGCGCTGGCAGCCCACGGCCGCAACGCTAGCCGTCGGCGGGTGGTCAAGGCTGGCTTGATACTGCTGGGCGGCGGCGCGCTGGGCCTGGGGGGATACCGGGAGGTCAAGCAGTCTCCACTGCTGGCAGACGTGCGCACCGGCGTGGGCGAACAGCGTTCGCTGATGCTGAGCAATGGCACTGCGTTGATGCTCAATACCGCCTCTGCAGTCGATGTGGATGACGGCCTCGGCCCTGCACGCTTGCTGCTGCGCCAAGGTGAAGTCATGGTCACGGTGCCAACTCGCGAGCATTGCACGGTCAGCACCCGAAACGGCACGGTCGAGGCAGGCGAAAGCCGCTTCGCCCTGCGTTTGTTCGATGACGGCAGCAGCCTGGAGGTATTTGCCCGGCAGGCGCGTGTAACCCTGAGCTCGGGCCAGACCCTGCTGGTAAACAGCGGCGAGCGCTGTCGGTTCAACGACCAGGGCTTCGCCGCGCTGGAAACCGTCCCCTTGGCCGCAGATGCGTGGGGCCGGGGGTTGCTGATCGCCAATGACCAGCGCCTCGACGCGTTCATCAGCAACCTTTCACGCTACCGCCCGGGCTGGCTGCGCTGCACGCCAGCCGTGGCAGGCCTGCGCATTAGCGGCACCTACCGGCTCGACGATACCGACCAGATCCTGCGCGCGCTGACCACGTCACTGCCGGTGCAGGTCCAGGTGCGTACGCGTTTCTGGGTCACCATCACGGCGGCGTAAAAAAAATGCTGGGCGCCTGATCACTTTGCCAGGGGTTATCCGACTCATAGGTATCCCGACTTTTACCTATCAGAGAAACGCGACGATGACCTGCCGCTTCAACCCCAGGCCTTTCACTGCGCCAGGCCTGCGCACCTGCCTGTTACTGACTGCACTGCTAGCGGGGCCTGGCGCTGCCAGCGCCGCGCAAGCCCATGACTACCACCTGCCGCAGGGCGACCTTGGCGAAACGCTGACCCAGTTCGCTGCTGAGTCTGGCATCGTGCTGTCGTTCGACACCCACTGGACGCGCGGTAAACGTTCGCCTGCGCTTGAGGGGCGCTATGACGTCGACCAAGCCTTGCAGATTCTGCTCAGTGGCACCGGGTTGCAGGCTACCCGGGAAAGCGACGGGCGCTATTCGCTGCTGTCAAGCACCCAACAGGGCGATGCCTTGGAGTTAGCCCCCAGCCGCGTCGATGCCCTGGGGCTGGGTAACGTCACCGAGGGTACCGGCGCCTACACCACCGGCGGTTCTACCAGCGCAACCAAGCTGCCGCTGACCCTGCGCGAAACGCCGCAGTCGGTCAGCGTGATCACCCGCCAGGTGATCGACGACCATGGCTCGCAAGACATCGGCGACGTGCTGCGCAACACGCCCGGGGTTTCGGTTCAGGCTTACGACAGCGAACGCATGGAGTACTCCGCCCGCGGGTTTGCCATTACCAACTACCAGTACGATGGCATCAACACCATCTACGACGGCGTCTACGATGAGGGCGTGACCCACGTCGACATGGCCGCCTATGACCGCATCGAAGTCATCAAGGGTGCGACCGGCCTGATGACCGGCTCTGGCGACCCCTCTGCGACGGTCAACCTGGTGCGCAAGAAGCCCACTCAAGACTTCAAGGCGTCGATCACCGCCAGTGCAGGGTCCTGGGACAACTACCGTACCGAAGGTGATATTTCGGGTTCGCTCAACGACAGCGGTAGCGTGCGTGGCCGCCTGGTGGGTGCCTACCAGGACCGCAAGTCGTACCTGGACCACTACAAGCAGAAAAAGGATGTCTACTACGGCATTCTTGAAGCCGACCTGACGCCAGACACCCTGCTCACCTTCGGCATCGACAACCAGGCCACCACCCCGCGCGGGTCGTCCTGGACAGGTAACCCGACTTACTTTTCCGACGGCAGCCGCACCGATTTCTCGCGTTCGCACAACCCGGCGGCAGACTGGAGCCGCCGCGACTTCCAGTCCACCACCTACTTCACCTCACTGGAGCAGGCCCTGGCCAACGACTGGAAAGTCAAGCTCAGCCTCAGCCACATGATCAGCGATCATGACACGCGCCTGGCGTCCGCCAGCGGCGGCAACCCGGACCCGGCGACCGGCGAGGGCATGTTCCTGTACTGGGGGCGCTGGGAGGGTCACCGCGTGCAGAACACCGCAGACGTGAATGTCTCCGGCCCGTTCACCCTGTTCGGCCGCGAGAACGACCTGGTGGCAGGCTTCATGACCTCTCATTCGAAGCAGACCGGCGATACCTACGACGGCAGCGCGTTCGCCATGGTGCCCGGCTCCATCTTCGACTGGAATGGCAAACTGCCGGAACAGAACTTCCCGAAAAACGGCGACTACACCACCACGCAAAGCCAGAACGGCGCCTACGTGGCCACCCGCCTGAGGCCGACCGACAAGCTTTCGCTCATCCTCGGCACCCGGGTCAGCACCTTCAAGTACAACGATGATCAGGACTATTACCCAACGTCTTCGTTGAGCGACACCCACGCAAGCTACAAGGAACACGGTGTGGTCACCCCTTATGCGGGCGTGGTCTATGACCTGGACGACACCTACTCGGTGTATGCCAGCTACACGTCGATCTATCAGCCGCAGGTTTACAAGGACATCAACGGCGCCACCCTCGCCCCCGTCGAAGGTGACGGCTATGAAGCCGGGCTGAAGGCTGCCTGGTTCGACGGCAGGCTGAACGGCACCCTGGCGTTCTTCCGCATCGAGCAAGACAACGTCGCCTCCAACATCGGAACCAACCCGGTGACCAACGAAGGTATCTACAAGGCCATCGACGGTGCCACCACCAAGGGCGTCGAACTGGAGCTGGCCGGCGAACTGGCCCCCGGCTGGAACGTCACCGCCGGCTACACCTACGCCCGTACCCGCGACGCCGACGACCAACGGATTTTCGGCTTCCCTCTGGCAACCACCAAGCCTGAGCACGTAGTGCGGCTGTTCAACACCTACCGCCTGCCTGGCGCATTCGACCAGGTGACCGTGGGCGGTGGGCTGCGCTGGCAGAGCGGCTTCTACGGCAACATCTACAGCCCGATCGCCAACGACTACACCCGCATCAAACAAGGCGGCTACACCCTGGTGGACCTGATGGCCCGCTATCAGTACAGCGAGCACCTGAGCTTCACGGTCAATGCCAACAACGTGTTCGACAAGGTCTACCTGACCGGGCTTGGCAACTTCGATACCACGTACTACGGCGAGCCACGCAACATGATGGTGACGACGCGCTGGGACTTCTAGAGCTACTGCCTTGTGCTGCCCGTCCTGGCCTCATCGCCGGCAAGCCAGCTCCCACAAGAACCGCGCAGGACTTGAGACCTGCGCTGGGCCTGTGGGAGCTGGCTTGCCGGCGATGGGCCGCAAAGCGGCCCTGATTGCTTGACCGGCCGGTGTCAGAGCTACCCTGCCTGCACGATGATCTGGCTTTGCAGGTCGCGGATCA belongs to Pseudomonas putida NBRC 14164 and includes:
- a CDS encoding FecR domain-containing protein, with amino-acid sequence MNLNAEQLASLRQAAHWFSQLNSGEVQASDYSAWQLWLNATPVNAWAWQQAERLQTRMAASENPASARVLALAAHGRNASRRRVVKAGLILLGGGALGLGGYREVKQSPLLADVRTGVGEQRSLMLSNGTALMLNTASAVDVDDGLGPARLLLRQGEVMVTVPTREHCTVSTRNGTVEAGESRFALRLFDDGSSLEVFARQARVTLSSGQTLLVNSGERCRFNDQGFAALETVPLAADAWGRGLLIANDQRLDAFISNLSRYRPGWLRCTPAVAGLRISGTYRLDDTDQILRALTTSLPVQVQVRTRFWVTITAA
- a CDS encoding TonB-dependent siderophore receptor, with product MTCRFNPRPFTAPGLRTCLLLTALLAGPGAASAAQAHDYHLPQGDLGETLTQFAAESGIVLSFDTHWTRGKRSPALEGRYDVDQALQILLSGTGLQATRESDGRYSLLSSTQQGDALELAPSRVDALGLGNVTEGTGAYTTGGSTSATKLPLTLRETPQSVSVITRQVIDDHGSQDIGDVLRNTPGVSVQAYDSERMEYSARGFAITNYQYDGINTIYDGVYDEGVTHVDMAAYDRIEVIKGATGLMTGSGDPSATVNLVRKKPTQDFKASITASAGSWDNYRTEGDISGSLNDSGSVRGRLVGAYQDRKSYLDHYKQKKDVYYGILEADLTPDTLLTFGIDNQATTPRGSSWTGNPTYFSDGSRTDFSRSHNPAADWSRRDFQSTTYFTSLEQALANDWKVKLSLSHMISDHDTRLASASGGNPDPATGEGMFLYWGRWEGHRVQNTADVNVSGPFTLFGRENDLVAGFMTSHSKQTGDTYDGSAFAMVPGSIFDWNGKLPEQNFPKNGDYTTTQSQNGAYVATRLRPTDKLSLILGTRVSTFKYNDDQDYYPTSSLSDTHASYKEHGVVTPYAGVVYDLDDTYSVYASYTSIYQPQVYKDINGATLAPVEGDGYEAGLKAAWFDGRLNGTLAFFRIEQDNVASNIGTNPVTNEGIYKAIDGATTKGVELELAGELAPGWNVTAGYTYARTRDADDQRIFGFPLATTKPEHVVRLFNTYRLPGAFDQVTVGGGLRWQSGFYGNIYSPIANDYTRIKQGGYTLVDLMARYQYSEHLSFTVNANNVFDKVYLTGLGNFDTTYYGEPRNMMVTTRWDF
- a CDS encoding pirin family protein, translated to MLQLRPFEGLGHANHGWLDAHHHFSFAEYYDPTRMHWGNLRVWNDDLIAAGNGFPPHPHRDMEIITYVREGAISHQDSLGNKGRTEAGDVQVMSAGIGIVHSEYNLEDVDTRIFQIWIVPERTGEAPQWGSRPFPKGERGEGFVTLASGRAGDEDSLQIRTDARLVAATLRAGETAEYRFDAARRGYLVPAKGLVDVNGLRAKARDGVAIEQEDVLRVTAIEDSEIVLVDVA
- a CDS encoding amino acid adenylation domain-containing protein — protein: MPDLRPNPTLRLEYRADQPIHHAFLEQAGRCPDATAILARHSSCSYAQLAQISQGIAAYLVENAASGTDRVVIVASRSAALVYAMLGCLRAGLAFTVADAAYPPVRIGQIIRTLAPAVVLRCGEAPLDVSGPIVVTVPEAPAEALQAFPWQQVALPIVNPEQPAYITFTSGSTGEPKGIVTHHAPLVHFIDWHVRQHGFTQADTFSLLSGLGHDPVYRDVFTPLSIGATIACPAQPTLTDPSQLAAWIQQHGVSVIHLTPPLGKLIETGAHMNGQVLDQLRYLFWGGDALSPALYQQIRAIAPCAVSVNFYGTTETPQAMAFHTLSPDGDSSRVPLGKGIANAQLLVVNAANQLVSVGETGEILIRSPYLSQGYWGDTALTEAKFIVNPFTGDAGDRCYRTGDLGTYLADGSASFLGRGDSQVKIRGHRIELAEIENAITRHPHIGQCVVVANHDSASIRLVAYCVGQKPTSADELRQALAGQLPDYMVPALFMFLEALPLTPNGKVDKRALPAPFDDSASLPLSPLAEKLSTAWARILQVPRLDARLSFVELGGDSLSFVQASRVLEELIGHLPQRWETLPVCQLAELNAPPKSAWRVMEMPVFVRMLAIILIVVGHLSEFDHWLIVGETSVLFLVSGISLARFQLKAIEERGDARTLLRSLTAIVVPTLLYTALIQLVFDRLHWQSLLLVSNWFPASEVSLFNYWYIEVLVQMILIIGVVLSIRRVRQAVLADPFRCLIIAACALVALDVLLSRFVFDASALLNRVPQHFLAVMVLGMAVHHADTTARKWVASAVAVLVVGELDLMAVAGVGWEAFLRYIDIALPAMLALIWVRSVPVPALVARGGAVIASSTLFIYLTHFQFQSLADHVFRHPLFEVALALAGGVLVGYCWNTLLRLLFTRWNKQNQARGADAAERATSA
- a CDS encoding sigma-70 family RNA polymerase sigma factor, translated to MSIPDIAFTSQVSQLYRAQSKWLHNWLKPRVNCSHLAADLVQDVFVRVMSAADAAAKLDAVREPKGYLATIARRLMIDHLRRLHLERAWLQVLAEQPEALDISPEQRVALLQTLFELDAMLAALGPKVREAFLLSQIDGMPYKHIATQLGISEVSVRRYIAKAAEHCMIYSLGHGH